From a single Nicotiana tomentosiformis chromosome 2, ASM39032v3, whole genome shotgun sequence genomic region:
- the LOC138904397 gene encoding uncharacterized protein: MAPKLEDSGAFTIPCTTGSAKFAKALYDFGASINLMPYSIFKTLRIGQSRPTSMRLQMADHTIKRPLEVIEYVLVRVDKFILSANFVILDCEVDYEVPIILGRPFLATGKAFCDVEAVELTFRVGDEKVAFYVCKSMRK; this comes from the coding sequence atggctcctaagttagaGGATTctggtgctttcacgattccttgtacaactGGAAGTGccaagtttgctaaagctctttatgATTTTGGggcaagtataaatttgatgccctattcaatTTTCAAGACTTTGAGAATTGGCCAatcaagacccacctctatgagattgcaaatggctgaTCATACTATAAAGAGGCCCTTGGAAGTGATTGAatatgtcttggttcgtgttgataaattcattctttcggcgaattttgtcattctagattgtgaggttgattatgaagtgccaattattcttgggagacctttccttgctacagggaaagctttttgtgatgttgaagctgtAGAACTTAcattccgggttggtgatgaaaaagtggcaTTCTATGTGTGCAAGTCCATGCgaaaatag